One region of Terriglobales bacterium genomic DNA includes:
- a CDS encoding DUF4149 domain-containing protein, which translates to MTFVRFLMLLSLAVWVGGIVFFAFVVAPTVFSVLPTRRLAGLVVTRSLGLLHWIGVAAGAVFLAASLIGGARLLAPRHLLVAAMIMLTVVSQAGLSRRMQTLREQMGEIDSVAASDPRRIEFNRLHAWSTRIEGGVLLLGLAAVYLVAKDPSLCGS; encoded by the coding sequence ATGACGTTCGTGCGCTTCCTGATGCTGCTGTCGTTGGCGGTGTGGGTCGGCGGCATCGTGTTCTTCGCGTTCGTGGTCGCACCCACGGTTTTCTCCGTGCTGCCGACGCGGCGCCTGGCCGGCCTGGTGGTGACGCGCTCGCTCGGCCTGCTGCACTGGATCGGTGTGGCGGCGGGCGCGGTGTTCCTGGCGGCGTCTCTGATTGGCGGGGCGCGCTTGCTCGCGCCACGGCATCTGCTGGTGGCGGCGATGATAATGCTCACCGTCGTCTCTCAGGCCGGCCTTTCGCGGCGCATGCAGACCCTGCGCGAGCAGATGGGCGAAATCGATTCGGTCGCGGCCAGCGACCCGAGGCGGATCGAGTTCAACCGTCTGCACGCGTGGTCAACCAGAATCGAGGGAGGAGTATTGCTGCTGGGATTGGCGGCGGTCTATCTGGTGGCGAAGGACCCGTCGCTGTGCGGCAGTTAG
- a CDS encoding SpoIVB peptidase S55, with protein sequence MKKAVAVLFVFVLSLSSSLLLAAVQPSAGPQILPIDQIKAGMRGVAYTVFEGVKPEPMDVEVLGVLRDVNGPKGDIILVRLHGQKVEYTGVVAGMSGSPVYIDGKLVGALAFRIGSFSKEAIAGVTPIADMLEINELDRSMPQDAAAPMMARERNEASRTSSAGVTTQGLNASPAGGLQSYKNLLQPIDAPLVFSGFSEDAVKRFSAQFAAAGIVPVMGAGGSSNDKQPEPIGPGSAVSAQLVRGDMAISATCTVTYADAERLLACGHPLLNYGMVDLPMTKAEVLATLASPLNAFKIVNTTEPIGTFVQDRHTGIMGRYGQQSQMIPVTLTIHGGPRPKQFKYEVLNNARLTPVAMMATVYNALSGVNEYGEEITFRMQGKISVGGYPDVTLQNMFAPADMNLPTGFLVALNVGERFGRIFDNPYSKPKISGVQLDFDVVRERKSARLESARTDLTEARPGDELVIEAVLRPYRGEPIVRQIPVRIPTSTPKGTLRILVSDGDTLDRMRRMTSAFGNKLDLGSVIALLNKEHANHRLYVSLMEANPQAMVEDKVMPTLPLSVMNVMEGMRGRQEMIVTGESAVDESSTPLDYVVSGAQMITVTVK encoded by the coding sequence ATGAAAAAAGCGGTTGCCGTCCTCTTCGTCTTTGTACTCTCCCTCAGTTCTTCCCTGTTGTTGGCGGCCGTACAGCCTTCGGCCGGCCCGCAAATCCTGCCGATTGACCAGATCAAAGCTGGAATGCGGGGCGTAGCGTACACCGTCTTCGAAGGCGTGAAGCCGGAGCCCATGGACGTGGAAGTACTCGGCGTGTTGCGCGACGTGAACGGGCCGAAGGGCGACATCATCCTGGTGCGGCTGCACGGACAAAAGGTGGAGTACACCGGCGTGGTCGCCGGGATGAGCGGCAGCCCGGTGTATATCGACGGAAAGCTTGTCGGGGCGCTGGCGTTCCGCATTGGGTCGTTTTCCAAGGAGGCGATCGCGGGCGTTACGCCCATTGCCGACATGCTCGAAATCAATGAGCTCGACCGCAGCATGCCGCAGGACGCCGCTGCTCCCATGATGGCGAGGGAGCGGAACGAGGCGAGCCGGACGTCTTCTGCCGGGGTGACCACTCAAGGACTGAACGCTTCGCCGGCGGGCGGCTTGCAGTCGTACAAGAACCTGCTCCAGCCGATTGACGCGCCGCTGGTGTTTTCCGGATTCAGCGAAGACGCAGTGAAGCGCTTCTCCGCGCAGTTTGCCGCGGCGGGCATCGTGCCGGTGATGGGCGCGGGCGGCTCGAGCAATGACAAGCAGCCCGAGCCGATCGGGCCGGGCTCGGCGGTGAGCGCGCAACTGGTGCGTGGTGACATGGCCATCTCCGCCACCTGCACGGTGACCTACGCCGATGCTGAACGCCTGCTGGCCTGCGGGCATCCGCTGCTCAATTACGGCATGGTTGATCTGCCGATGACCAAGGCGGAAGTTCTGGCCACGCTGGCGTCGCCGCTCAACGCCTTCAAGATCGTGAACACCACCGAACCCATCGGGACATTCGTGCAGGACCGCCACACCGGCATCATGGGCCGGTACGGACAGCAGTCGCAGATGATCCCGGTCACGCTCACCATCCACGGCGGACCGCGCCCGAAGCAATTCAAATATGAGGTGCTGAACAACGCGCGGCTCACGCCGGTGGCGATGATGGCCACTGTCTACAACGCGCTCAGCGGCGTCAACGAATACGGCGAAGAGATTACGTTCCGCATGCAGGGCAAGATCTCCGTCGGCGGATATCCCGACGTGACGTTGCAGAACATGTTCGCTCCCGCCGACATGAACCTGCCAACCGGTTTCCTGGTGGCGCTGAACGTGGGCGAGCGCTTCGGGCGCATCTTCGACAATCCCTACAGCAAGCCGAAGATCAGCGGCGTGCAGCTCGACTTCGACGTGGTTCGCGAGCGCAAGTCGGCGCGGCTGGAAAGCGCGCGCACCGACCTGACCGAGGCGCGTCCCGGCGACGAGCTGGTGATCGAGGCGGTGCTGCGGCCGTACCGAGGCGAGCCCATCGTGCGGCAGATTCCCGTGCGTATCCCCACCTCGACGCCGAAGGGCACGCTGCGCATCCTGGTGAGCGACGGCGACACGCTGGACCGCATGCGGCGCATGACGTCGGCGTTCGGCAACAAGCTGGACCTTGGTTCGGTGATCGCGCTGCTCAACAAGGAGCACGCCAACCACCGGCTGTACGTTTCGCTCATGGAAGCGAATCCGCAGGCAATGGTGGAAGACAAAGTCATGCCGACGCTGCCCCTTTCCGTGATGAACGTGATGGAAGGCATGCGCGGACGGCAGGAGATGATCGTGACCGGTGAGTCGGCGGTGGACGAGTCGAGCACGCCGCTGGATTACGTGGTTTCCGGCGCGCAGATGATCACGGTCACGGTGAAGTGA
- the ychF gene encoding redox-regulated ATPase YchF, with translation MKTGIIGLPQVGKTSLFRMLTKAHVAAHANPREAHVGVAKVPDERLDKLAALYNPKKLVHAAVDYVDVAAIGQEALKETAYLGNLRTVDALAHVLRAFDDPAVPHVGEIDPRRDARNVDFDLMLSDLAQIEKRLERLEKDLKKMRSPELEKENELLHRAKAHLEQERPLREMEMTPEDKKRVRGFMFLSEKPMLYVINVGESATLGADLEKAARKYGLGEPAARANCASLAVCAKVEAELAEMSDTDAAGFLASYGLQESGLVRLIRKSYELLGLISFFTVGEDECRAWTVERHTRAVNAAGVIHSDLEKHFIRAETIHWDKLLEAGSEAEARARGTLRLEGKDYVVKDGDVMHIRHSG, from the coding sequence ATGAAGACGGGAATCATTGGACTTCCGCAAGTCGGCAAGACGTCGCTGTTCCGCATGCTGACCAAGGCGCATGTGGCGGCGCACGCCAACCCGCGCGAGGCGCATGTGGGCGTGGCGAAAGTCCCCGACGAGCGGCTCGACAAGCTGGCCGCGCTCTACAACCCGAAAAAGCTGGTGCATGCCGCGGTGGACTACGTCGACGTGGCGGCGATCGGGCAGGAAGCGCTGAAGGAGACGGCGTATCTTGGAAATCTGCGCACGGTGGACGCACTGGCGCACGTGCTGCGCGCCTTTGACGATCCGGCGGTGCCGCATGTGGGCGAGATCGATCCGCGGCGCGACGCGCGCAACGTGGACTTCGACCTGATGCTCAGCGACCTGGCGCAGATCGAGAAGCGCCTGGAGCGGCTCGAGAAAGACCTGAAGAAGATGCGCTCGCCGGAGCTGGAGAAAGAAAACGAGTTGCTGCATCGCGCCAAGGCGCACCTGGAGCAGGAGCGCCCGCTGCGCGAGATGGAGATGACGCCCGAAGACAAGAAGCGCGTGCGCGGCTTCATGTTCCTGAGCGAGAAACCGATGCTCTACGTCATCAACGTGGGTGAGAGCGCGACGCTGGGCGCGGATCTGGAGAAAGCGGCCAGGAAATATGGCCTTGGCGAGCCGGCGGCGCGGGCAAATTGCGCATCGCTGGCGGTGTGCGCGAAGGTTGAAGCCGAACTGGCGGAAATGAGCGATACCGATGCCGCCGGGTTCCTCGCCAGCTACGGCCTGCAGGAGAGCGGATTGGTGAGACTCATCCGCAAGAGCTATGAGCTGCTGGGGCTGATCTCATTCTTCACCGTCGGCGAAGACGAATGCCGCGCGTGGACGGTGGAGCGCCACACGCGCGCGGTCAACGCCGCCGGCGTGATCCATTCCGACCTGGAGAAGCACTTCATCCGCGCCGAAACCATTCACTGGGACAAGTTGCTCGAAGCCGGCTCGGAAGCGGAAGCGCGGGCCCGCGGCACGCTGCGGCTCGAGGGCAAGGACTACGTCGTCAAAGACGGCGACGTGATGCACATTCGGCACTCGGGATAG
- a CDS encoding MoxR family ATPase, which yields MASETAPALGNAAHRAAQLEAALRAVIRGKDEVVRLALVAVLARGHLLIEGVPGVGKTTLAHALARALDCAFQRIQFTSDMLPSDVLGISIYSAIEQKFEFKRGPIFTNVLLADEINRTTPKTQSALLEAMNENQVTVDARSYALPQPFVVIATQNPVEHHGTYPLPESQMDRFLMRVRMGYPGAEGERQILRSEAGAARLEDVRPVLSGADVLGLQADATRVAVDEALVDYTLEIVRRTRESDYLALGVSPRGSLMLFRAAQAMAFLSGRGFATPDDFKSLAVPVFAHRVVVNGRYSSNLKRTDQAETILRDIVDAVPVPV from the coding sequence ATGGCATCGGAAACGGCCCCGGCGCTGGGCAACGCTGCGCATCGCGCCGCTCAGCTGGAAGCCGCGCTGCGCGCGGTGATTCGCGGCAAAGACGAAGTGGTACGCCTGGCGCTGGTTGCGGTGCTGGCACGCGGACACCTCCTGATTGAAGGCGTTCCGGGCGTGGGCAAGACCACGCTGGCGCACGCGCTGGCGCGCGCGCTCGACTGCGCCTTCCAGCGCATACAGTTCACCAGCGACATGCTGCCCAGCGACGTGCTGGGCATTTCCATCTATTCGGCCATCGAACAGAAGTTCGAATTCAAGCGCGGGCCGATTTTTACCAACGTGCTGCTGGCCGACGAGATCAACCGCACCACGCCGAAGACGCAATCGGCGCTGCTGGAAGCGATGAACGAAAACCAGGTGACGGTGGACGCGCGCTCCTATGCGCTGCCGCAGCCGTTCGTAGTGATCGCCACGCAGAATCCGGTGGAGCACCACGGCACGTATCCGCTGCCGGAGTCGCAGATGGACCGCTTCCTGATGCGGGTGCGCATGGGATATCCCGGCGCCGAGGGCGAGCGGCAGATTCTGCGTTCGGAGGCGGGCGCGGCGCGGCTGGAGGATGTGCGTCCCGTGCTGAGCGGGGCAGACGTGCTCGGGTTGCAGGCCGACGCGACGCGCGTTGCCGTGGACGAGGCGCTGGTGGACTACACACTGGAAATCGTGCGGCGCACGCGTGAGTCGGATTACCTCGCGTTGGGCGTCTCGCCGCGCGGATCGCTGATGCTGTTTCGCGCCGCGCAGGCCATGGCGTTCCTCTCCGGGCGCGGATTTGCCACTCCCGACGACTTCAAGTCGCTGGCCGTGCCGGTCTTTGCGCACCGCGTGGTTGTCAACGGCCGTTACTCCTCGAACCTGAAGCGCACCGACCAGGCAGAGACGATCCTGCGCGACATTGTGGACGCTGTACCGGTCCCTGTGTAG
- a CDS encoding ZIP family metal transporter, whose protein sequence is MSPIVYSILLGLTAAGANLLGGVLIVQKHWDARFLRYFVALGAGFMLATAMVEMVPASVELRPQSAGFFVLIGYLIIHFFEHTISPHFHFGEETHADEFVHARKGYSVLLGLGIHAFFDGIAITSGFLVSSWLGWIIFLAIFLHKMPEGFTVASVMLASGLSRRAAWGSSAFLGMSTLLGVLAMAAFRTAVSAGLPLSSGVTLYVAASDLIPEVNKEPGIKMALVVFVGVAVLFLLDRFFHVQ, encoded by the coding sequence TTGAGCCCAATTGTCTACAGCATCCTGCTGGGCCTGACCGCGGCAGGCGCGAACCTGCTGGGCGGCGTGCTCATCGTGCAGAAGCACTGGGACGCCCGCTTCCTGCGCTACTTTGTCGCGCTCGGCGCCGGATTCATGCTGGCGACCGCGATGGTGGAGATGGTGCCGGCGAGCGTGGAGCTGCGTCCGCAGTCGGCGGGGTTCTTCGTCCTGATCGGATACCTGATCATCCATTTTTTTGAGCACACCATCTCCCCGCACTTCCACTTCGGCGAAGAGACGCACGCCGACGAGTTTGTCCACGCGCGCAAGGGATATTCGGTGCTGCTGGGGCTCGGCATCCACGCGTTCTTCGACGGGATCGCGATTACGAGCGGCTTCCTGGTGTCGAGCTGGCTGGGCTGGATCATTTTTCTCGCCATCTTTTTGCACAAGATGCCGGAAGGATTCACGGTTGCCTCGGTCATGCTGGCCAGCGGACTCAGCCGGCGCGCGGCGTGGGGATCGAGCGCGTTTCTGGGCATGAGCACGCTATTGGGCGTGCTGGCGATGGCCGCTTTCCGCACCGCGGTGAGCGCCGGCCTGCCGCTTTCGTCCGGCGTAACGCTGTACGTTGCCGCGAGCGACTTAATCCCGGAAGTCAATAAAGAACCGGGCATCAAAATGGCGCTGGTGGTGTTTGTAGGAGTGGCGGTCCTGTTTCTGCTCGATCGCTTTTTTCACGTGCAGTAG
- a CDS encoding FtsX-like permease family protein: MKFELFVAARYLRAKRRQAVIGVITAISVVGVAAGVASLIVALAITNGFRQDLEQRLLGASAHVQLMRAAGDGIKGWPELVWRLQQQPQVKAAAPAIYEQVLVSRGARATGAVLKGVVPSEERRVSELLSFVTLGSAAALEPGAASEAAGKGPAGGGRAPSDQVEDAAPQPLPPIVLGKDMADDLGATVGSVVLVTSPQGELTPFGIVPKYVRFKVVGIFHSGFYDYDKSWAFTRLSDAQRLFGLGDLISVIEFKVDNVDRAGEIGREIEQSAGAGFQTTNWMEQNRALFRALRLERVVTFITIGLIVLVAALNILISLIMMVMEKTRDIAVLMSMGARRGQVRRLFMAQGVLIGVIGTALGLVAGYVLAWAGGHYHWISLSPEVYSIDYVPFAPRVMDGVLVAAVALGISFIATVYPSWSASRVLPAEALRYE, encoded by the coding sequence GTGAAGTTCGAGCTGTTCGTCGCCGCTCGCTATCTGCGCGCCAAGCGGCGCCAGGCCGTGATCGGCGTCATTACGGCGATCTCGGTGGTCGGCGTGGCGGCCGGTGTGGCGTCGCTCATTGTGGCGCTGGCCATCACCAACGGATTCCGGCAGGACCTGGAGCAGCGCCTGCTCGGCGCCAGCGCGCACGTGCAGCTCATGCGCGCCGCTGGCGACGGCATCAAGGGATGGCCCGAGCTGGTCTGGCGCCTGCAACAGCAGCCGCAGGTGAAGGCGGCGGCGCCGGCGATCTACGAACAGGTGCTGGTCTCGCGCGGCGCTCGCGCGACCGGCGCCGTGCTGAAGGGCGTCGTCCCCAGCGAAGAGCGGCGCGTGAGCGAACTGTTGAGCTTCGTCACGCTGGGATCGGCGGCGGCGCTGGAGCCAGGCGCGGCGAGCGAAGCGGCGGGCAAAGGCCCGGCCGGGGGCGGCCGCGCTCCATCCGACCAGGTGGAAGACGCGGCGCCGCAGCCGCTTCCGCCCATCGTTCTCGGCAAGGACATGGCCGACGACCTGGGCGCGACCGTCGGCTCGGTAGTACTGGTCACCAGCCCGCAAGGCGAGCTGACGCCCTTCGGTATCGTCCCGAAGTATGTGCGCTTCAAGGTGGTCGGCATCTTCCACTCCGGTTTTTATGATTACGACAAGTCGTGGGCGTTCACGCGGCTCTCCGACGCGCAGCGACTGTTTGGCCTTGGCGACCTGATCAGCGTGATCGAGTTCAAGGTGGACAACGTTGACCGCGCCGGAGAAATCGGACGCGAGATCGAGCAATCGGCCGGCGCCGGGTTCCAGACGACGAACTGGATGGAGCAGAACCGCGCGCTGTTTCGCGCGCTGCGCCTGGAGCGCGTGGTCACGTTCATCACCATCGGGCTGATCGTGCTGGTGGCGGCGCTGAACATTCTGATCTCGCTGATCATGATGGTGATGGAGAAGACGCGCGACATTGCCGTGCTCATGTCCATGGGCGCCAGGCGCGGCCAGGTGCGGCGCCTCTTCATGGCGCAGGGCGTGCTGATCGGCGTGATCGGGACGGCGCTGGGCCTGGTCGCCGGCTACGTGCTGGCGTGGGCCGGCGGGCACTATCACTGGATATCGCTCTCGCCCGAGGTTTACTCCATCGACTATGTCCCCTTCGCGCCGCGCGTGATGGATGGCGTGCTGGTGGCGGCGGTGGCCCTGGGGATTTCGTTCATCGCGACCGTCTACCCGAGCTGGTCCGCGTCGCGGGTGTTGCCGGCCGAGGCGTTGCGGTACGAATAG
- a CDS encoding zinc metalloprotease HtpX, with amino-acid sequence MGNAFKTALLLGALTLLLLFLGDYFGGQQGLVVAFVIAAVMNFVSYFFSDKLALAMSGARPVTREQLPRVYRVVENLTQRTGLPMPKIYLVPSPSPNAFATGRNPKHSAVAVTQGILDILDDEELEGVLAHELGHVRNRDILIGAVAATLAGAVTFLARMAAYGAMFSGYGGRDERDSRGGGGLGALLMLILAPIAAMLIQLAVSRSREYEADATGAHFTGNPFALARALKKLDAYSRRIPLVASPSTAHLFIVAPLLRGADFASLFSTHPPIPKRIERLTGRTEEFV; translated from the coding sequence ATGGGAAACGCATTTAAGACCGCGCTGCTGCTGGGCGCGCTCACGCTGCTGCTGCTCTTCCTGGGGGACTACTTTGGCGGGCAGCAGGGGCTGGTTGTCGCCTTCGTGATCGCGGCAGTGATGAACTTTGTCTCCTACTTTTTCTCGGACAAGCTGGCGCTGGCGATGAGCGGCGCGCGTCCGGTGACGCGCGAGCAACTGCCGCGCGTCTATCGCGTGGTGGAGAACCTCACGCAGCGCACCGGCCTGCCGATGCCCAAGATCTACCTGGTTCCGTCTCCTTCGCCCAACGCCTTCGCGACGGGACGGAACCCGAAGCACTCGGCCGTGGCGGTGACGCAGGGCATCCTCGACATTCTCGACGACGAGGAGCTGGAAGGCGTGCTGGCGCACGAGTTGGGACACGTGCGCAATCGCGACATCCTGATCGGGGCCGTCGCAGCCACGCTGGCCGGCGCGGTCACGTTCCTGGCGCGTATGGCGGCGTACGGCGCGATGTTCAGCGGGTACGGCGGCCGCGACGAGCGCGATAGCCGCGGCGGCGGCGGGCTGGGCGCGCTGCTCATGCTGATCCTTGCGCCGATCGCAGCCATGCTGATTCAGCTCGCCGTCTCGCGCTCGCGCGAGTACGAAGCCGACGCGACCGGGGCGCACTTCACCGGAAACCCATTTGCGCTGGCACGCGCGCTGAAGAAGCTGGACGCGTACTCGCGCCGCATTCCGCTGGTGGCGTCGCCTTCAACGGCACACCTGTTCATCGTGGCGCCGCTGCTGCGCGGGGCAGACTTCGCCAGCCTGTTCTCCACCCATCCGCCGATTCCGAAGCGAATCGAGCGGCTGACGGGGCGGACGGAAGAGTTCGTGTAA
- a CDS encoding VWA domain-containing protein, which yields MAVVLLLAAVALLGPGSARAQSSSASQDKKPTQTAPPEAGGPTGDVGPIAVPRKGEEPPPAPPRRTPAAERTPEYSLSVNVPLVTLDVMVTAKDGHFIPGLKKEFFRIYEDGVPQKVSNFSQGEAPITAVLLVEFASNNYGFMLNDVLNASYNFAASLKKEDWVAVVSYDMKPEILVDFTQDKRAIYAALNSLRIPGFRETNLFDALYDTIDRIEGIEGRKYIILVSTGCDSFSKLTYDKILKKVQATQNISIYAIGVGQALREWADARGLTSYYLNCTGGPGDNTTTRIDFLQADNQMSTFARLTGGRAYFPRFQGQFPEIFADIGNSIRNEYTLAYHPTNPKLDGTYRKLKVELVDENGQPLKMRDEKGKEVKYTVIAREGYTAKHTVE from the coding sequence TTGGCGGTCGTCCTGTTGCTGGCCGCGGTGGCCTTGCTCGGTCCGGGCAGCGCGCGCGCCCAGTCGTCTTCTGCTTCGCAGGACAAGAAACCCACGCAGACCGCTCCGCCCGAAGCCGGCGGCCCGACGGGCGACGTCGGACCCATCGCGGTGCCGAGGAAGGGAGAGGAGCCGCCACCGGCGCCGCCGCGTCGCACGCCCGCCGCTGAGAGGACGCCCGAGTACTCGCTCAGCGTCAACGTCCCGCTGGTCACGCTGGACGTGATGGTCACCGCCAAGGACGGCCACTTCATTCCCGGCCTGAAGAAGGAATTCTTCCGCATCTACGAAGATGGCGTGCCGCAGAAGGTCAGCAACTTCAGCCAGGGCGAGGCGCCCATCACCGCCGTGCTGCTGGTGGAGTTTGCCTCCAACAACTACGGCTTCATGCTGAATGATGTGCTCAACGCGTCGTACAACTTTGCCGCTTCCTTGAAGAAGGAAGACTGGGTCGCGGTCGTTTCCTACGACATGAAGCCCGAGATCCTGGTTGATTTCACGCAGGACAAGCGCGCCATCTACGCTGCCCTCAACTCGCTGCGCATCCCCGGCTTCCGGGAAACGAACCTTTTCGACGCTCTCTACGACACCATTGACCGCATCGAGGGAATCGAAGGACGCAAGTACATCATTCTGGTTTCCACCGGCTGCGACAGCTTCAGCAAGCTCACCTACGACAAGATCCTCAAGAAAGTGCAGGCCACGCAGAACATCAGCATTTACGCCATCGGCGTTGGCCAGGCGTTGCGCGAGTGGGCCGACGCGCGCGGCCTCACCTCCTATTACCTGAACTGCACCGGCGGGCCGGGCGACAACACCACGACTCGTATCGATTTCCTCCAAGCCGACAACCAGATGTCCACCTTCGCCCGCCTCACCGGCGGACGCGCCTACTTCCCCCGGTTCCAGGGCCAGTTCCCCGAGATTTTTGCTGACATCGGCAACTCCATCCGCAACGAGTACACGCTCGCCTACCATCCGACCAACCCGAAGCTCGACGGCACCTACCGCAAGCTCAAGGTTGAGTTGGTGGACGAAAACGGCCAGCCGCTGAAAATGCGCGACGAAAAAGGGAAGGAAGTGAAGTACACCGTCATCGCCCGTGAGGGTTACACCGCCAAGCACACGGTGGAGTGA
- a CDS encoding VOC family protein — MKRTWTIIGVRDVPRSCKWYQALFGQPETPPNHDHFGQILDTDGTVLLCLHQWGAHDHPPLMSPDEAPPGNGLLLFFRVDDFDLALKRARALVTRFEEEPHVNPNTRTREFSLRDPDGYYVTISALSD, encoded by the coding sequence ATGAAACGCACTTGGACGATTATTGGCGTAAGGGACGTGCCGCGAAGCTGCAAGTGGTACCAGGCGCTCTTTGGCCAGCCCGAGACGCCTCCGAACCATGACCACTTTGGTCAGATCCTGGATACGGATGGAACCGTCTTGCTCTGTCTTCACCAGTGGGGCGCGCACGATCATCCCCCTTTGATGAGTCCGGACGAGGCGCCACCCGGCAACGGGCTGCTGTTGTTCTTCCGCGTCGACGATTTCGACCTGGCACTGAAAAGAGCGCGCGCTCTCGTCACGCGGTTCGAAGAGGAGCCGCACGTGAATCCGAACACTCGAACCAGGGAATTTTCACTCCGGGACCCGGACGGATACTACGTCACGATCAGCGCGCTCTCGGACTGA
- a CDS encoding isoprenylcysteine carboxylmethyltransferase family protein, producing the protein MLRVLLHIAWLLGAVYATIPGFWLAAHPFAERWRTRRAPYRVLAPLWALMISATLAATGPWREVLLYESPFSLLGGGVLLAAAIFVYRRARQGFTQEMLIGRTELEQGREQKLVTGGVRDVVRHPVYLAHLLVLMALTAAAGTIALFAMLAFAIATGILLIRAEDAELERRFGDEFRAWKRRVPHAVLPLPGARSQAQRGGA; encoded by the coding sequence ATGCTGCGTGTGCTTCTGCACATCGCCTGGCTGCTGGGCGCCGTGTACGCCACCATTCCCGGCTTCTGGCTGGCGGCGCATCCCTTTGCCGAGCGTTGGCGGACGCGGCGGGCGCCGTATCGCGTGCTGGCGCCGCTCTGGGCGCTGATGATCTCAGCAACGCTCGCCGCCACCGGGCCGTGGCGCGAGGTTCTTCTGTATGAAAGTCCGTTTTCACTGCTGGGTGGCGGCGTGTTGCTGGCGGCAGCGATCTTCGTCTACCGGCGAGCGCGCCAGGGATTCACTCAGGAAATGCTGATAGGACGCACCGAGCTGGAGCAGGGCCGCGAGCAAAAGCTGGTGACCGGCGGGGTTCGTGATGTGGTGCGGCATCCCGTGTACCTTGCTCATTTGCTGGTCCTGATGGCGCTGACTGCGGCTGCGGGAACGATCGCTTTGTTCGCGATGCTGGCATTCGCCATCGCGACCGGCATCTTGCTCATCCGCGCTGAAGACGCTGAACTCGAGCGCCGCTTCGGCGATGAATTCCGCGCGTGGAAGCGGCGCGTGCCGCACGCCGTCTTGCCGTTGCCGGGCGCGCGCTCGCAGGCGCAGCGAGGTGGAGCGTGA
- a CDS encoding cupin domain-containing protein, with the protein MKRIFVLTLALAVCAAAAFAQGHDTGAITSPAEMKYGPLPGLPPCAQGAVLHGDPGKGGATLSAKATAGCKIPWHWHTATEQLGIVSGSAKLEIKDGPSKAIGAGAYAYLPAKHTHQFTCTAACTFFIGTDGAFDIHYVDASGKEISLDEALKSKTAAKGAAKAPAKK; encoded by the coding sequence ATGAAGCGCATTTTCGTTCTCACCTTGGCGCTCGCTGTCTGCGCCGCCGCCGCTTTTGCCCAGGGACACGACACGGGCGCGATTACCAGCCCTGCCGAAATGAAATACGGTCCTCTACCTGGACTGCCCCCGTGCGCGCAGGGCGCCGTATTGCACGGCGACCCGGGCAAAGGCGGAGCCACGCTCTCCGCCAAAGCCACCGCGGGCTGCAAGATTCCCTGGCACTGGCACACCGCCACGGAACAGCTCGGCATCGTGAGCGGCAGCGCCAAGCTGGAGATAAAGGACGGCCCCAGCAAAGCGATCGGCGCGGGCGCGTATGCATATCTGCCCGCCAAGCACACCCATCAGTTCACCTGCACCGCCGCCTGCACCTTTTTCATCGGAACTGACGGCGCGTTCGACATCCACTACGTGGACGCCAGCGGCAAGGAAATCTCCCTCGACGAAGCGCTGAAGAGCAAGACGGCGGCGAAAGGCGCGGCAAAAGCGCCGGCGAAGAAGTAA